The genomic stretch ATTAGAATAAGTTCATCTGCAATTCGTTTACCGTTAGTCAAATCCTCCTTAGTAAAAAGATTAGTATGTGCAATCTTATTTCTAAGCAATTCCCAATCTTTCCACTTTGATTTGAAGTCTCGGTCTGCGAATGCTGTCTTGAAAAATTTATGGTAGTTTGATTGGAGATCAGATTTAAGTTTTTTGAGAGCCTCGATATCTTCAGGCAGGTGCCTTACGCGGTACTCAATATCTTCACGGGTTAGAAATCCTGAAGTTTGTTCAAAGATCAGTTCACCAAGTTCGTCAAAATCGATTAAGAAAGCGCTATTGTCAATACTTGAACCAAAGACACGTTCATTTTTCTTTCGCATTTTCACTTTGTCATCCATCTCTTTGGATGCGCTGACTTTCCACCAACCACCGCCGAAGCGCGTTGTCATGACATGCGTCAGGTATCCGCGTAATCTATTCTCTACTCGGTACAGGTAGGGGTATAGTTCGCAAGCAATATGCTCAGATACCTCATCTTTCGTGATGTATCTATGCTCAAATTCTTGCGCTTTGATGTAATCGACGATCAGAACCCTCAATGGCTCGATTGCGTCAAATTCGCCAGTCAGACTAATGGAAAACGCCCGCGTTGCTGCTTTAGGCGGTGCCTCTTTACTTACCTTTGCGGCTTGATTGGCGACTTGAAGGAAAGTCGTGCCATCTTCAATTTTCAGAGTTTTTTGATTCAACTCAGGAGTATGCCAGAGTCCTGAGAAGCTACGTATTGCATATAATAGGCTCAACGCATTCTCATATCGTGTTTTCCTACCTGGATCGAGCACCAGCATTTCAAAATTCACAGAACTCATATGAGGTTCTACTCCAAAAATTATCGTATTGATATCGAAAACGCTGATATGTTCTAGAAATATTGTTTTCGTCTGTTGAGGTGTCATAGGTAACGTCTCTACGGAAGCTCAACCATTAGGTCTAGACCACTAGCCGCTTAAGGGTCAGTCTGCAAAGCCTGGGGCTGTAAATACGTCACCATCTGCTCTAGTCCTCGCTGAATGCGACGGGTGACGGTCATGGGGCTAACCCCAATGCGTTCGGCAGCTTCTTTGCGGGAAAGATCGTTGAAGAAGACAAACTCGATCGCCGCTCTGGTTTTATCTTCGAGTTGGCAGAGGGCATGCTGGAGTTGTTGACGGTCTTCTTCTAAACGTTGGATGACCTGGTAGTGTGTGTCGGGTAGGGTTTCGCCGAGGGTAATGGAGGAATCAATTTGCTGAGAAACGGTGGCATCCAGGCTGAGGGGCAGACGGTTTTTGACCGCCATTTTGATTTCGCGCCATTCGTAGACAGAAATGCCTAGTTCATCGGCGATCTCAGAATCGAGGGGTTGTCGTCCCAGGTCTTTAGTTAGTTCAACCCGGACTTTCTGCCCTTCTTTCTGCAAGTCTTGCCAACGACGAGGGACTTTAACCGAACTACTGCGATCGCGCAGAAAATGCAGCATCTCACCCCGAATATAGGGGACTGCGAACGAGCTAAAGGCGCAGCCCTGAGCCGGGTTAAAGCGCTCGATCGCCCGGATTAAACCTAAATAGCCAATTTGTTCGAGGTCTTCGTAGGGTTCAGCACACTGATGGCTGACCCGATGAGCAATCTTGCGAACTAATCCAGCATTGAGGCGGACTAGCTTGTTGCGAAGGGCTACCGAGGGCTTGTGCTGGTATGCCATCAGCAGTTCCATGCTACGGGAGCGGAGAGAGGATTGAGCAGCTATCATCTTAAGAATCCACCTTGCGTCTGAATCTGTTGCCATGCGTCCGATATGGCTCATTGTCGGTATTAGAGACAGGGCAAACCATCGTTATTCCACTGGGATAGAATTTTGTCTCCGTAGAGGTGTAAGCAGAAACACTGACCCTACGGAGATAGACAGAAAGATTGATGGCTAAAGGCTTGTAGAACGATGGGGTAAAGATGGAGCGACCGCTCGTCCGTGAGATGGCTTAAAATATAGACAGGTCTGGATTTGAGATTGAGGGCGATCGCCTTTTTGGGGAGGGTTACGGTTATCTGCAAGTCTGTCAACCTCTCTTAGGGCATCCTGGAGCTTCCGTACAAAAAACCTGATTCACTGTCAATTAAGAGACGAAGCACATGAGCAACACTAGTAACTTTAGAGAAGCGATTCGGAAATCCAAAGGGCAAGCATTAGTAGGTCCTAATGTGATTGCCAATGCCTTGCCTTACCTTGGCGGCGGCTTAGTTCTGACTGCCCTTGGAACCTACGGTGGTTTGAGCGTTATTCAAAGTAACTACAGCATCTTTATGCCCACCTTTATTGGGGCAATGGTGCTGCAACTGATTCTTTTCTTTGTGGCGCGTGGTGTGGCTGAAAAAGGCAATAATGCTGTGGCTTTGCCGCTATTGGCAACCTATAGCCTACTGACTGGCTATACCTTGAGCGGCTTAGTAGCGGTTGCGCTAGGAACAGCAGGCGTTGGCATTGGCGGCGTAGGAGTTGCTGCTCTAGGCTGTGGCGTTACCTTTGTGGTAGCACGGCAAGTGGGGTCTAATCTTTCTGAACAAGATGGTAATGCGCTATCTCAGACAGTTCGCTTAGGGGTGATTGCTCTGTTAGTGGTAATGGTTGGACAGCTAATTAGTTCG from Timaviella obliquedivisa GSE-PSE-MK23-08B encodes the following:
- a CDS encoding Bax inhibitor-1 family protein produces the protein MSNTSNFREAIRKSKGQALVGPNVIANALPYLGGGLVLTALGTYGGLSVIQSNYSIFMPTFIGAMVLQLILFFVARGVAEKGNNAVALPLLATYSLLTGYTLSGLVAVALGTAGVGIGGVGVAALGCGVTFVVARQVGSNLSEQDGNALSQTVRLGVIALLVVMVGQLISSLLGFYTPTWLEIGISGIGVLLFAGAAVVDFHTLPRIYRDDQGIPAALSMYLTYINLFVFILRFLLAMNRD
- a CDS encoding RNA polymerase sigma factor SigF, encoding MIAAQSSLRSRSMELLMAYQHKPSVALRNKLVRLNAGLVRKIAHRVSHQCAEPYEDLEQIGYLGLIRAIERFNPAQGCAFSSFAVPYIRGEMLHFLRDRSSSVKVPRRWQDLQKEGQKVRVELTKDLGRQPLDSEIADELGISVYEWREIKMAVKNRLPLSLDATVSQQIDSSITLGETLPDTHYQVIQRLEEDRQQLQHALCQLEDKTRAAIEFVFFNDLSRKEAAERIGVSPMTVTRRIQRGLEQMVTYLQPQALQTDP